In Colletotrichum destructivum chromosome 1, complete sequence, the sequence AAAAGCAGGTTCAGCATTTCCCACTCGAACAGCTCGGGGTTGGAAAAAATGCTCAAGGGATGGCGTTGCTGGTGTGAGGTAACGTCTCCATATTGCGATATTTGAGCCGGACTCCCATAGATCGCTGGTACGAATGCGCAAAAGCGATTCTTCGGTGTGCTACTCTTGATTGTCTCATTAGACTTCATGAAAATCCATTCCATTGGAAAATAATTCAACTTTGTCCGCGTTCTTCGTTGTGTTGGTTTCGTGACTCTGTTTCAACGAATGCCAGGGAAGATCTCAAAATGTCTGCCCCACACTGCATTCGATAGTTGACTCCTGATTATGTACAGCCCCATCTCCGAAATACTCAAAACTTAATGATTTGGCGCCAACGTTTTCCTTTGAAGATATTTGAGCATCTAGACTAGGCATTGCGCAGACTTGGACAGACGAAATCTGATGACAAACCAACAATGTAGTCGCAGGACGGTATCCCAGCGACAACAGCCATTCGTACCCATCCGGCGGCACAAACAGAGACAAAGACGAAATAAAAAACGACAATTCTACAACCGATGCAAGCGGCTGCAATAAACTTATGTGTCTCAATTCAGGGTTTCTAGCCCGGCAAACTAGAGCGATTGCGGCTGCCAAGACACAGCTGGCTCTTGACAGAGCTTACAAAATTCCAGAATAGCAGACAGTCACGAGGGGCTGGATTTCAGCCACATTAGATCTTCGTCCGGACTCGATAAATGGCTTTTGGAGCTGAACATAGGTGGCAAAACCCCAAAGGATATATAAGCAGACCGTCTCGATGTGGTCCTTTTCAACCGGAGTTTCGTTGTACCTCATATCTCTCCTTTACTACAATATGGACCTTTGCAATGTCTCAGCTACGGCTGAGATCGGAGTGAACAGCACTAGCGGAGTCACCCTTCTGTTTCGCGACTTCAATGAATCACGACACAACATAGCGGCTTGCGGCTCAGAGACTTACCTGCGGCCTGACCCTGGCGGTTGTCTCTTGCCATGGCCGTACACAATGGCATGGATCCTGATCCACCTACCAGTTACTGTGTTGCGAGTAACACGCTGGGAGAAAGTGCAGACACTTTCAATCATTTTGGCGTTTTTCAGCGTTTACTTCACAGTCCAGGCATACACGACTGATCTTATCCCGGCTAAGATCCTGGTCTGGATGCCTCTGGCGCTTGTGTTAGACATTGGAGCCATGATGCAGCTCGTTTTCCTAATCGTCGACGAAAATGGTGCTACCATACTACGAAGTGCACTCAAGGAGTCAATCGTTCGGCCATTCCTCAAGGATAGAGTTGAGGCCATACCTTTCACAGGAGAAGCAGACAATGCCAATACCGAAGACAAGAGTGAGCCATTTCATTCCCCAGGGTAAATGTTGCTGTCTAACTTGATAAGCCAATCAAATACAGGTTGTGTCTCTTAGGCCGCTGCCAGTCCCTTCCGGCCGCGGGTTGATTGGCCAAGCCTGGCTGACAGTCCTTGCACTCACCCTACTTGCTGCTTTACTAGTTCTGCAACTCATCGGCCTAGTAGCAGCAATCAAAGGGCGCGGTCAAGAGGGCCTCAAGGCCGAATGGTGCTCGCCAATGTTTCAGTCCGCCGAAGCTGTGCTTGTCAATTGCGAAACACCACCTACTCGGGTTAAAAAGAGCTTCAGTCAAGGGATTGGTTGCATTTTGCTGCCGGCGGATGAGCAGTACCACTGGTTGAATATAACAGTGGCTGTGTTACTAATTAGCGTTGTGTTTGAGTTCTTTGATGCTGCCATCCTAGTGCTGGTAGGGAACAATACGCGATGGTGGAAAGCGAGGATGAAGAGACCATGGTTCACCATGTTCACCGGCAATGCCGTACTTCTCTGCATCCTTGTCTCTGGTGTTATAAGCAGCTCGCACCTCCCAATTGGTGTTAACCGTACTGTTTGGGTGTTCAAGTACGAGCAGAGCGTCCGTTCCGCTATAGTCTGTCAAGGGACACTGATATCCGCAGGTGTCAGAGGCTCAATCATCGGATGGACAGATGGCTTTTTGTCTAGTTGGGGAAAAACCTACTCTGGTTTTTGATGTAGAAGACATACGGTGTGGAATTCAGTCGAATAGTACGCCATATTAAGTTGGGTTCTACATGTATGTATGCCCCGCGAGCCAGGTTCTGACATCAGTCCCAGGCGCACGCTGCGTCATGACCATTAACCAAGCATCAGTCACAAAGAGGGATGATGATAGCGAGTGAGTGCATGCTTGCATTTATGCATCACTTGAAGTCTAAACGAAAATGACTTGCAATTTGATATGGTATCACATGGCTTCAAGTGTTAAACGCGTTGGTTCCAGGCTGTCTTTGATCTGAATATGCTAACCCTGTAACTTGACCTTTGTGCATGCAGACACTCAGTGGAAAACATATTCTCTGATTGTCTTGTTGAAACCGCATTCCGGAATATTTGAGAGCTCGGAGAGATCGCTTCTTCGCTTCACGATGACGAATAACTCAGCTAAGACTTGGCTGGCGGGCTGACTGTGTCCTCGAGCTGAGTGACGTTGCCGTTTGACTTCTCCATGTTCACCGAAGAGCTCTCAATGTCGGCATGCTTATGTTTAACATCGTCCTTGAAACCAAAAAGGTCGTTCATGCCTTCCAACGAAAGACCTTTGGTCTCGGGGATGAAGAACCAGACGAAGATGGTCATGGAAAAACACCAGACGCAGAAGAAGATGTAGGTACCGTAGCCGCCTGTACCCAGAGTCTCCAGCATCGGAGGGACAGACCTGGAGATGACGAAGTTGAATAGCCATTGTGTCGCAGCGGCGAAGGAGACGTTGGTGGCACGCAGACGAGTGGTGGCAATCTCGGAAACGTAGATCCAACAGCAAGGGCCCCAGCCAAATTGGAACATGCAGGCGAATAGGAAAACGCAAATGAGAGCAATGTAGCCAGCAGCAGTCACCTGGGCATCTTCCGAATCTTGAGGCCTCGCCACTGCGATGAAGATGCCAATGTAGAGCATGGTCGAGCCCTGGCCTATGCCTGTCCAAAGAAGGGATTTGCGGCGACCGAGAGAGTCGGCGACAAAAACGAGGAAGACAGCGACTGCGATGAGCTTTACTAGGCCGTAGATACCGGTAGCAAAGAGCTCGTTCTGGGTGCCTCGGACTCCAAGACTGGCAAAGATTTGAGGGGCATAGTAGTTGATCGCGTTGGTACCTGTACCTGTTAATTCAAGCACGAATATAACTTGGATGGTGCGATACTTACCAGTCATTTGCTGGAAGAACATGAGCAAAATTGAAATGATGGCCCGCTTGCGGTTGGAAGGGACGAGCCACATCTCTCTTTGCAGGCTCATCCAGGTGGCACCGTTGAGAATTGCGTTTTCTTCTTCGATGGCAGCCCTGAtctcggcgaactcggcAGCCACGTAAGGATGGTCAGGAGGCAAAGCGCGGATGCCGGAAAGGACGTTGAGAGCCTCCTCCCACTTGTCCTGCTTGGCGAGGTGGCGAGGTGACTCGTTGCAGAGAAACATGGAGATCATGAGGAGAAGTGGGGGGATGCCCTGAATGACGAGAGGAATCATGTAGCGAGCGGTGCCTCTGACGTGCTGTTGACAGGCGAAATTGATCCAGTAGCTCAGGAAAATGCCAAAGACGATGAACAGTTGATAGATGCCAGTGAGACCACCGCGGATAGCTCGAGGGGCGTTTTCAGCGACGTAAAGGGGGTTGACCATGGAAGCGAAGCCAGTACCGAATCCGGAAATGAATCTGTTCGCAGAAACATCAATCAGTATAGGAATTCTCCAAACTGGTACCAGCATTGAGTCGGGGTAAAAATTCTCACCTGCCGACATACATAGCCGCCAAGTGACcagaagcagcagcctgAAGAACAACGCCGATTACGGAGATACCACCAGCGGCCCAAATAAGGACAGGACGACGACCGTATCTATCGGCAGCTTGTGCTGCAAGGAGAGCACCAACGAAACAACCAGCTTGCAGAGTAGAGACAATGTTGGCACTGAGGTTAGCACGGTCGACGGAGGACAGATGTGTGAGATTGTAGAGCCTGTAACAAGTTGGTGATATTAGACATTGAAGGGAGGAACCAAGTAATTCCGGGTGGAAGCATACTCTTGAAACTCCTCCATACGGAGTACACCGCCAATGACACCGGTGTCGATACCGAAGATGAGGCCACCAAAGCAGGCAGAACACGCGAGAGCATAAGCCCTCCATCCGTAGATCTCGGGGGGGTCCTCTTTCATCGCATCGTTCTTGACAATCTTTTGTAGAAGGGAGGTGCCCATAGTGGCGGTCGGCAGGGTATTCCGTGGTCGTGGTCAGAAAGCAATTGCTATGTGGATGTCGTGGATCTTGGATTTTTCCAAACGCAGAGCCTGGAAGCGCAAGTCTGTCGGGCAAGAAATGGAGCCCTTCCCTCAGGTCGAGATCAAAGGGCCCGAGTTTTTATAATTTCTCGCTGGCCCTCCACCTACACAAACACCACGGCATTGAGAGAACGTAGAGTCTCCGCGGATCCGGTCGTCCCCCCGGTAGAGCGCAAAGAGTTGGCCATGTCGTCTGTGAGGAGAAGAAAGGCGGAGTCTGGAGATTCACGCGCTGGGCAAGGCCAAGAGAGGCTGGGCAACTGGGGATTTTGGCTGACACGAGACGTGAAAGGCCCAAATCACACAGTCGACGCGTAGGGCCGAGCGTTGGCATTTTTTGGCTTTCGAACTTGGCTTGTGGATGTTTATGAGCAGAGGCGGGGATTGCGCTTAGCCAAGGTGAGCGGCCAAGGCCAATCCATAGTCCGGGGACAATCTCAAATTCTCAATGGTGGAAGAGCCTCCACGCGAATGCCCAGAAATCTCGACTTGCGGGCCAAGATGGAGGAATATCAGCCCACAAATCGCGTCGAAAGACCCCGGCGGAAACCACAGGCAACGGGCGTACAACACCTAGGTCCAGCTGAAAATGCAATCAAATGTCAATCCCAACAGACCCGCCATCCTGGGCCGTCGCTACCCCGGCAAAATAGTGTCTCAGTGCTGTACAGACACAGCTTTCATAGGTCTTGCCAACTATCCCGCTCCGGGCGAATCATGCCTGTGAAGGACCGAGGTATGCAAAAAACGTCATCGCCCGCGACGGAAGTGGGGCAGAAGCAATACAGTGCCACGTTGGTTTGAGTAGATAATATTGTAAGATCTTTGCTCTTATACCCTTTTTCCAAAACTACTAGCAATCATAGTCACTAACAAACAAAGACGCGAGGGATGAAGGTTCAAGTTTTTGCATGAGAAGAAGGGCTTGCAGCTGGATAGGGGGGTGTTGTGATGTAAAGGTAGATTGGAAACTGGGACGAAGCGCTGCGCTTGTACAAGCAGCTTCTCTTCTTGCTGCTGTCCAAGCCGTGCTTCGAATCTAGCAATTCGCCTCTTTTCAGACTCGTCGTTGCGGGCCCATAAGCCGTTCAGCCCATACCGGCTTCCATCTGCATCATCTGGTCACATAAGCATTGTGAATAGGTATTCTAGTCACCTATTTACCTGCTTAAGTGTTTGAAAATACAACATTGTGTGTAGTTATTCACTGATATCACGCAGCAAAAGCCCTATTTGCTTCATTTACAGATCCTGTAGGGCGAGACGAGCAGAAATACCGTTGTAATCGCGTGTAGAGCTATTACTTGCACCTAAAGAACTTCAGATCGTTTTGAAAGGAAGGAAATAGTCTGTAAAAAGTGATGAGGTTTTCATCCCTCGCCATGAGTTGACGGTTTAATGTCATTACACAACTAGATGAAAGCTTCATTCTTGATTGCAACACGCAAAACACAATAGGATATATGAAACACTTGTCATGGCTCTAGAAAAGCTCAAAGAAGAGGTAAAGGAAAGGTCCCCTATtcgcacacacacaccctttGTGATCGTTTCAACTTCTGTTGACCGTAAGACAACCTCAAGCAAGACTCCTCAGACTAGTCTACACATAGTACATAGTCATGAATTACAATAGAAATTCAATTAGACATTGAGGATACAACCGTTTTGTAGGAAGATTGTTTGGTTTTCTGACCAGACGAAACACCTACGACATGAATCTATAGTTTATCCACATTAAAGTTTCTCGCTTGCGCCGGCATCAAGATTGCTATGCGTAAATGTTTTTGTATTGCCAGGGTTTGTACGTTACCTTCAAAATTTACCAAGCACTGTTGTACTTTCGAAAATCTAGAATGAAAGATCCTTCCTGCAGAAACCGATAGCtcatgacgacgaggacgaatAAGAGAAATAGCCAAGACACTAAGTACAATCAACAGATGTTAATAGACTAGCTCGTCTAAGTAACAACAATCCCGAGTTCATTCTAGCAACTTCATGTAATTCTAAGCGCCCAAGCCTTCCTTGTTAATTCCCAAACTAAGCCATAAAGCAACCAAACTTCTATAATGCTACAAGACGGAGAAAGAACCAACAAAATGAAACAAGCATCCATATATCATAGCCTATGACTTCCAGAAATTGGTAGTGTTGTAAGACCTTCCAAATCTCATCTTGATCACTTCTTCATCGCGCATGTTCAGGCCCGGCCCGCCAACAAGCGTCTTCTGGTCGATATCGAAGCACTTGGTAATAACAGACACGTCGCAAAGAGGATAAAGCTGCTTGTGCTCCATGTCACAGAAGAGCTTTTGCCTCGTCGACACAATGTCCCAGCCATAAGAAGTCGCTGATTCGCAGATCTCGCGGACGTCGGTGTTCTGGTCGGAAAGGATGAGATGGGTGGTGTCGTGGTTGCCGCTGCGGCCCTCGACGCGGGCGTCCCGGCGCTTCGACTTGTTGACCTTCTTCGGGGCCATATACGCTCCCTTGTCCCATGGGTGCTCAGGGTCGTCAAGGACCTTGCTCAGgtcctcatcggcgccatTGCCGTTCTTGTACTTGAGTCTCGGCTTGAACATGGGTGGAATGGCGTCGGGGAGAAGGTTGCcccagaaggagaagcgAGGTGTGCTCTTGCAGAGGGTGTCAAGGTTTTCGTAATACTGCTGCAGCTTATCTTCGTTGGGCTGCATGTCGTTGAGGTGGAAGCTGATAGCGCGGGCGTTGATGTCGTTGTCGTGGTTGGCGTCTAGCCAGACGCAGCGCGGCGCCTCAAAGTCGGAGCCGATGCGGTTCTCGCTTGCGAACCAAGATTGACCGCACTTGTATCCGGTGTCGCCGTAGAAAGCACCGGAGATCTTGCCGTTAGACACTAGTACAGCCGAAATGCAGATGGCGTCATTGTCCATCTGAGAGAGCATGACATAGTAGGGGTCGGCTTGCGAGTACTTGGGCTCGGTTTGGGTGTGTTCGATCACAATGTTCGTCTGGGAGCCTGCCTTGATATTATCCTTGTTAGGAGTATACTGGCCGATACGATGGCCATCTGCAGAGATAGTGTTAGAAGTATTATTAACACAGCAAGAGATATGCTTACCATCGTCCCAGATTGCGATGTGAGGTCGCGGGCCTCCAGCCGTAGTGGTTCTTTCACCACTACCTAGAATGATCTTGACACTAGTCTTTGCCTCAGCTGGGGTAGGCTTTTCGAAGGCGCCTGAAAGGCTAAGGGAGGCGAAGAGACCTGCGGCGTCAATTGCGAAACCTAATGCTGCCATATTGGAGAAGGGCGTGAAAAGACAGGGTATTGCAAGCAAAACAAAGCGAGCTTGTTAGAGAAATGATGGAGGAAAATATAAGTGCTTTGAGTGCAGATGATGTTGATTGCGGTGATGTAATAGTCGTAGTACTGTAAATGTTGTTCCTAAGGTTGATTtgatgacgaggagatgGATGAAGATCGAACGACACGTTCCAATACTTATACTATGTTGCTATGCTAAAAGATAGATACAATCTACGTGTCTCTCGCCAGGCCTCACCCGCAGCTGTGTGACAATCTTCACTAAGCACTTCCATGTGCAAATGGATGTAGGCTCGACTTACAAAATTCAGCCTCATAATCAGCAGATAACGAAACAAACCATTCAACCACTTTGA encodes:
- a CDS encoding Putative major facilitator, sugar transporter, major facilitator superfamily, translating into MGTSLLQKIVKNDAMKEDPPEIYGWRAYALACSACFGGLIFGIDTGVIGGVLRMEEFQELYNLTHLSSVDRANLSANIVSTLQAGCFVGALLAAQAADRYGRRPVLIWAAGGISVIGVVLQAAASGHLAAMYVGRFISGFGTGFASMVNPLYVAENAPRAIRGGLTGIYQLFIVFGIFLSYWINFACQQHVRGTARYMIPLVIQGIPPLLLMISMFLCNESPRHLAKQDKWEEALNVLSGIRALPPDHPYVAAEFAEIRAAIEEENAILNGATWMSLQREMWLVPSNRKRAIISILLMFFQQMTGTNAINYYAPQIFASLGVRGTQNELFATGIYGLVKLIAVAVFLVFVADSLGRRKSLLWTGIGQGSTMLYIGIFIAVARPQDSEDAQVTAAGYIALICVFLFACMFQFGWGPCCWIYVSEIATTRLRATNVSFAAATQWLFNFVISRSVPPMLETLGTGGYGTYIFFCVWCFSMTIFVWFFIPETKGLSLEGMNDLFGFKDDVKHKHADIESSSVNMEKSNGNVTQLEDTVSPPAKS